TGCCCGTTCCTTGGGAGCACCGGTAATTCGGGACCTCGCGCGCCGCCTAGAAATCCGACTTATCGCAAGAATTGCGAAGCATTGCGCTTCGACCACCCCGGGACTGCGCACAAGCATGGCAACATGCACCGCGCGACACCTGTGCCGGGCGTCCGATCCCAGCCAATACCCGCTGAACCGGGAGCGACGGGCAGGAGCCGAAGTCAGGTCCGGCGGATGCCAGGCAATGCGTTCACGACGCTCCCGGTCTGCCTGCTGCTGTCGCTGGGCGCCCTGATTGGTCCCGGTTGCGGGTCTTCAAACTATCAGCTCATCAGCTCCAAGTCGGGGCAGCCGATGGTGCCGATGGAACTCAAGGCCGTCGCGGGCCCCATTGAGCTGACGGTGACCGGATTGATCACTTTCGACAGTCCCGGCGCCTGGAAGCGAGAGGCCTTCTGGGATGAGTATCTGGTGCTACTAACGAACCACAGCGGGGAATCCCTGACCATCTCTGGGGCTTATCTGCACGACATCCTCGCCCGCTCCGTGGCATCGGGCAGCGATCCATGGGAGCTGGACAAAGCTGGCCGCAAGCAGGAGCGATACTTGATCAGCCTGGGGTTGCCCGCCTCGGCATTTGCAAGTGCACACCCCCGGAAGACACTGGCGGCGCAAGTTGGCGGCGGAGCTACCGGTCTGGCACTGGCAACCGTGCCGGTCGCGGCGCCGCTGCTGATCTACGGAACTCCCGTGATCGTGATGGCCGCCTCGCCGGTGCTGGCCGTGAACAAACTGCTCATCGATCCGAAGAACCGGAAGTTGGTCCAGGCAGAATTCAACCGGCGATGCTTGCGCCTTCCGATCGAACTGGCGCCGGGGGCCAGCATCAGCGGCAGTGTGTTCTTTCCACTTACGCCCGGACCCGAGCACCTCTCGTTGAAAGGGCGACAGGCCGGTCAGATCGTTGAGGTCAGCGTCGCCCTTCCGGGGTTGGCAGGCCTCCATTACACGCAGATGCCTGACAGGGAGGCATTGCAGCGGGCGCGATCCGACGCGAAGTTCCAACCTGGGGCATTGCCCGGGACGAAGACCAAATCAACCGGGGAGAGACCGCCGAGGTAGTGCGAAGTGATGAAACCGGCCGCACAGGGTCTCGCGGCGAGACCAGCCAACCCTTGCCAAGACGGGGCGATTCGCCCTCTCTTCCCCAGTGATGACCCTCGCCACCAGCCTGCTCATCTTCCTCGGCACCTACACCCCGGCCGGCGGCGAAAGCCGCGGCATCTACGCCGTGCGGCTGGACCCCGCTACCGGCATGCTCAGTGAGCCGGTGCTCATGGCCGAGACGCCCAACCCGACCTTCCTCGCGTGGCACCCCGACGGCCGCACGCTTTATGCCCTGAGCGAGAGCGGTACGGTTAACGGCAAGGCCGGCGGTGCGCTCACGGCCTATCGCTACGACCCGGCCGCCGGCACCCTGACCAAGCTCAACACCGAACCGACCGGCGATGTCGGTCTCGCCCATGTCGGCGTGGACGCCACCGGCCGCACCGCCGCCGTCATCAGTTACCATGGCAGCTACGTCGCCTCCTTCCCGCTCAGGCCCGACGGCTCGCTCGGCGCCCGCACCAGCCTGCTCCCGCACACCGGCCAGCTCGGCCCCAACACCAAGCGGCAGGACAAGCCCCACCCGCACTCGGTCAATTTCTCGCCCGACAACCGCTTCGTTTATGTCTGCGACCTCGGGCTCGACCGAGTTTTCCACTACAAGCTCGACCCCGCCGCGGCCACGCTCACGCCGGCCGGCACAGCCGCCACCGTCCCCGGTGCCGGCCCGCGCCACAGCCGTTTCACCAAGGATGGCCAATTCCTCTACGTTATCGGCGAGCTGAACGGCAGCATCGAAACCTTCAGCGTCGATGCAGCCAGCGGCGCGCTCACCCGCGTGCAGGTCGTCGCCACGCTGCCGGCGGAGTTCACCGGCGAAAACACCTGCGCCGAGATCCGCCTCAGCCCCGACGAACACTTCGTTTATGGCTCCAACCGAGGCCACGACAGCGTTGTGGTCTTCGCCCGCGACGCCGCCACCGGCAAGCTGACCTTCGTCGAGCGCGTGCCCACCGGCGGCAAACACCCGCGCAACTTCAACCTTTCCCCCGACGGCCGCTGGCTCGTGTGCGGCAACAAGGACAGCGACAACGTCACCGTCTTCGCGCGCGACGCCAGCTCCGGTCGCCTCACCCGCACCGCGCAGACCTTGAAGGTACCGCAGGCCGTGTGCGTACTGTTCGCCCCCTAAAACACCGATTCCCCTGCTGGCCGGAGCGGAGCGGGCCTCAGGGTCAGGACCCGGTAGTAGCCGCCAATCACCAGGGCCACGCAAAGGGCCACGAACCAGTCGCCGTGCCGGGTATAGAAGGTCTGCTGCCCGCGCCAGTGTGCGTCACGGTTGATCGTGACGGTCTGTGCGCCGCGGAAATAAACGCTGCCCTCGTCGTTGCGCAGGGTGTTGCGAATGCGGCCGTGCTCGTCGATCCAGCCGCTCCAGCCGCCGTTGCCGACCCGAAGCACCGGACGGCGGTTCTCCACCGCGCGGAGCACCGAGTGGGCCGCGTGTTGGTAGGCCGCCCCACCCTCGCCGAACCACGCGTTGTTCGTCAACACGGCCAGCAGCTCAGCCCCGGACAACACACTTTCGCGGGCCAGTCCGGGAAAGATATCCTCGTAGCAAATCAACACGCCGACCGGCACGCGGGAGGGTCCTACCGGCGCGGCCACCGGGGCGGCCGAGACTCCCGGGATGAAGTCGCCGCCGATCGGTGTCACCTTCTCCAACCAGCCGAAAACCGAACGCAGCGGCACATATTCCCCGAAGGGGACCAGTTTGCGCTTAGTGTAACCAGCCTCGGTCAATCCCGCCACCGGATCAACCAGGAAGGCACCGTTGCGCCAGGTGTCCGGTGCATCACCGGGCAGGCTGGCCGCCACCGACCCCATGAGCAGGGGTTTGCCGGTGCGGCGCGTCAGCGACTCCAGCCACGGCTGCACATTCGGGTCGAGATGCAGCGGCCACGGCGTCACCGCTTCGGGCCAGACGATGAAGTCGGGTGAACCCTTGTCGTTCGCCGCCAGCGTGACCTTTTCCAGCGTCTGGAGCACATCCGTGGCAAAGCGCGCGTCCCACTTTTGGTTTTGGGGAATGTAGGGCTGAACGAGCGCCACGCGGGCCAGCCGCGTCGGTTGCACCCCGGTCATCCCGCCGAGAAAGGGAAAGGAGGTGAACACGAGCAGCGTGAGCGCCGCCATGAACTCGGGACTGCGCTTGCGCAGACCGGTCGCTCCCTCGAAGAAAATGCGGTGGGCGTAGGCCGCCACGCCGGCGTTGAACATGATCAGCACATAGCTCACGGACCAGGCCCCGGCGAACGAGGCGCTCTGCAGGATCAGCGGCCGCTGCCACTGGCTCGCCGCGAGCGGGAGCCAGGGGAACCCGCCGAAAAGCACGCTGCGCAACCATTCCAGCAGGACCCAGAACGCCGCTAGGCCGAGCAAGGCGAAGATCCGGATCATCGCGCGGTGACCCGCCAGCTTGGGAATCACCCACCAGGCAGCGAGGAACCACGACCCAACGAGCAACCCGACAAATGGCCCGAGCAGAAGCAGACCGGCCCAGGTGACATGATGCAGCCAGCCGAGCAGAATGGTCCAGGCCACGACCTGCGAGCCGAGCACCGCCAGGGCGTAGGCTTTCAAAGCCGGCTTGCGGTAGGCCCACAGCAGCGCCGGCAGCGCAAAAATGTAGGCGGCCTCGCCGCCATTGGCCGGCGGGAAGGCCATCACCGTGAAGACCGCCGTCCACACGAACACCGCCAGCCCCCACACCAGTTGCGGATGCCGTTGCCAGATTGTGGGCCGCGGCGCGTAGGGGTCGGAGCTATTGTCGGGAGTCGTCATGCTCAAAGCCCGGCCACGACGGCTGGCAGGTCGGCCAACCGCTCGACGCGGCGAAAGCGCGGCTGGTCGAGAGGCACCTCCTCCACGTGCTCGTGCTGCCAGGTGAGGTGATACGGAACATGCACGCCCGCGCCGCCGAGCCGGAGCACGGGCAGGATGTCGGACTTCAGCGAATTGCCCACCATCGCAAACTCCGCCCAGGAGAGCGCGTGCCGCTGCCGGATGCGGTCATAGGCGGGACCGTCCTTCTCGCTGACGATTTCCACCGCATGGAAATGCCCGGCGAGCCCCGAGGCGGCAATCTTGCGTTCCTGGTGCTGCAGGTCGCCCTTGGTGATGAGCAGCAGGCGGTAGTCGCGCGCGAGCTGCGGCACCACCTCGGCGACTCCCGCCAGCAATTCGACCGGGTGCGAGAGCATCTCGCGGCCGGTGGCAATAATCTCGGCGATTTCCCGGCCGGTGATCCGGCCCTGCGACAGCTCAACCGCCGTCTCGACGCAGCTGAGGGTGAAGCCCTTCACGCCGTAGCCGTAGAGGCCGAGGTTGCGCATCTCGGTGGCAAAGAGCACACGATCCACCTCGGCCGCCGGGTGGTATCGGGCGAGCAGCGCACGATAACGGGCATGCGCGTGCTCGAAGATGTCCTCGTTGCGCCAGAGCGTGTCGTCGGCGTCGAAACCGATGATGCGGATCATGGCGGCGGAGCGGGCGCTCAGACCCCGTGGCAGTTCTTGAACTTTTTGCCGGAGCCGCAGGGGCACGGGTCGTTGCGGCCGACCTTGGGGGTCTCGCGGCGGATCGTGACAGCGGGCAGCTTGATCTCCTGCTCGGCCGGCGCGGAGGCGGCAGACGGGGCCTCACCGGCGGGAGCCGTGGCCTGGGCGGCGGCGCTGAGCGCGGTGGGGGCGGCGGCCGGACCCTGCATGCGGGCGGAACGCGAGAGGATGGCGAAGAGGTTTTCGAAGGCGTCGCGGTTGGTCGCGGAGCGGAAGAGACTCGTGCAGATCTGGAGCCGCACGTTGTTCATCAGCTCCTCGAAAAAGCGGAAGGCCTCGCCCTTGTATTCGGAGAGAGGATCCTTCTGGCCATAGGAACGCAGGCCGATCGAGCGGCGCAGCTCCTCCATCTCGGTCAGGTGCTCCTGCCAATGATGGTCGATGGCGTTGATCACGATGTAGCGCTCAAGGCCGCCGAGCGCCTGCTGGTCCTCGACCGACTCCTTGAGGGCGTAAGCCCCACGGATGCGCTCGACGATCGCCTTGAGGAGCGATTCGGCGTCGCCCTTGAGTTCCTCGACCTTGGCGCTGATCGGGAAGTGGGAGTTCAGCCAGCCAACGAGGGCCTCGAGGTCGGAAGAGGCGGCGCCCTTGCCGTTGTAATTGGCGGTCTCGAGGCGGTTCGCGATCTCTTCCTCGATCATCTCGAAGATGATGTCCTTGGGCCGCTCGCTGTGCAGTGCACCGTTGCGGATGCCGTAGATGACCTCGCGCTGCTTGTTCAGCACGTCGTCGTATTGCAAGAGGCGCTTGCGGATGGCGAAGTTCTGCTGCTCGACCTTCTTCTGGGCCGACTCGATCGAGTAATTGAGCCATTTGTGCTCCAGCTCCTCGCCCTCCTTCATCGAACCTTCCATGATCTTGGACGCCAGGTTGCCCTGGAGGAAGAGGCGCATGAGGTCGTCCTCCAGGGACAGGAAGAACTTGGTCTGGCCCGGGTCGCCCTGACGCGAGCAGCGGCCGCGCAGCTGGCGGTCGATGCGGCGGGATTCATGGCGCTCGGTGCCGACAACGAAGAGGCCGCCGAGTTCGCGCACACCCTCGCCGAGTTTGATGTCCGTGCCGCGACCCGCCATGTTGGTGGCGATGGTCACGGAGCCGCGCTGGCCGGCGCGGGAGACAATCTCGGCCTCCTGCTGGTGGAACTTGGCGTTGAGCACGGTGTGGATGACGCCGGCCCGCTTGAGCATGCGGCTGAGCACCTCGGACTGCTCGACCGTCACGGTGCCGACCAGCACCGGCTGGCCGCGCTGGTTGGCCTCCTGGATCTGCTTCACGACCGCGTTGTATTTGTCGCGGCGGGTCTTGAAGATCGAGTCGTTCTGGTCGATGCGGATGCAGGGCTTGTTGGTCGGGATCTGCGTGACGGCGAGGCGGTAGATCTCGTTGAACTCCGTGGCCTCGGTCTCGGCGGTGCCGGTCATGCCCGCCAGCTTTTCATACATGCGGAAGTAGTTCTGGATCGTGACCGTGGCGTAGGTGCGGGTCTCGCGCTCGATGGTGACGTTTTCCTTGGCCTCGACCGCCTGGTGCAGGCCGTCGGACCAGCGGCGGCCGGCCATGATGCGGCCGGTGTTCTCGTCCACGATGACGACCTTGCCTTCCTGCACGACGTATTCGACGTCGCGCTCGTAGATCGAGTAGGCACGGAGCAGCTGGGAGAGGGCGTGAATGTCCTCGGAGACGACCTCGTAGCGCGACTGGGCGTCACGCTTGGCCTGCTCCTTCTCCTCGGGGGTCTTGCCGGCGTCCTTTTCGATTTCGATGAAGAGCGTGGCCAGATCCGGCAACACGAAGGCGTCGGGATCATCGGGACGGAGCTTCTTGCGCCCCAGCTCGGTCAGGTCGGCCTGATGGTTTTTCTCGTCGATGCTGAAGAACAGCTCCTCCTTGTATTTGTAGAGCTCGTCCTTGTTGAAGTCGGAGTGCATCTCGACGTCGGTCTTGTCGAGGAGCTTGCGCCAGTCGGGATTCTCCTGGAGGCGGAGGAGCTGCTTGTTCTTGGGCATGCCCAGCTTCACCTGGAGCATCTTGAGGGCGGCGGCCTGCTTGTCCTCGGCGGTGGCATCCTTCTTCTCAAGCAGATCGCTGGCTTCCTTGACCAGCCGGTTGATAAGCCGGAGCTGGTCGGCGACGAGGCGTTCGACTCCGGGCTTGAGGCGGGTGAAGGGTTGCTCCCGCTCGATGGGCGCCGGGCCGGAGATGATCAGCGGCGTGCGCGCCTCGTCCACGAGGATCGAGTCAATCTCGTCCACGATGCAGTAGAAATGGTCGCGCTGTACCTGGTTCTCCTTGCGCGTGGCCATGCCGTTGTCGCGCAGGTAGTCGAAGCCGAACTCCGAGGCGGTGCCATAGGTGATGTCGCGGGCATACATCTCGCGACGCTGCTCGGAGTGCATCTGCTGCTGGATGCAGCCGACGGTGAGGCCGAGGAAATTGTAGAGGTAGCCCATCCACTCGGAGTCGCGGCGGGCCAGGTAGTCGTTGACCGTGACGAGCTGGGCATTCTTGCCGGTTAGGGCGTTCAGGTAGAGCGGCAGCGTGGCGACGAGGGTCTTGCCCTCGCCGGTCGCCATCTCGGCGATACGGCCCTCGTGCAGGGTGATACCGCCGATGAGCTGGACGTCGAAGTGGACCATGTCCCATTTCAGTTCGTGGTCGCACACGATCACCGGACGACCGCACAGGCGGCGGGCGGCGTTTTTCACCGCGGCAAAGGCCTCGGGCAGAATCTGGTCGAGGGATTCACCCTGCTTGAGGCGCGCACGGAACTCGTCGGTCTTGGCGCGCAGCTGCTCCTCGGTCAGATTCTGGTATTGCAGCTCAAACTCGTTGATGCGGGCGACGATGGGCCGGCACTTGTCGATGTACTTGCGGTGATGCCTGCCGGCGAATTTCTTGAGAATAAAACTGAGCATGGGAAGGGACGAATGAAAGCGTCCGGGCTAGGCTTGGCAAATGGCAAATCCACCGGGCAGACGCGCACAAATCGTTGAAAACCAGTGGATGCGAGAAATTTCTTCATGGTTTGCATGGAGCCTGCTATTTTCGGTCATACCCTCCATGTCCTCCCGTAAGCCCGCTTCTTCTCCGTTGGCCGAACTGCCCGAGCCCTTCCGAAAATACGACGTCGGCAACTTCTTTGACGAAATGCTGCAGGCCGACGGCCAGGTCCGCCCCCACTACCGCCATTTCCTCGAGCACTTCGCCAAGGTCAGCCCGGAGGAGTTCGAGGCCAAGCGCAGTGCCGTGGATCTTGCGTTCCTGCGGCAGGGCGTGACCTTCAACGTCTATGGCGATTCGCAGGGCACGGAGCG
The DNA window shown above is from Oleiharenicola lentus and carries:
- the secA gene encoding preprotein translocase subunit SecA — its product is MLSFILKKFAGRHHRKYIDKCRPIVARINEFELQYQNLTEEQLRAKTDEFRARLKQGESLDQILPEAFAAVKNAARRLCGRPVIVCDHELKWDMVHFDVQLIGGITLHEGRIAEMATGEGKTLVATLPLYLNALTGKNAQLVTVNDYLARRDSEWMGYLYNFLGLTVGCIQQQMHSEQRREMYARDITYGTASEFGFDYLRDNGMATRKENQVQRDHFYCIVDEIDSILVDEARTPLIISGPAPIEREQPFTRLKPGVERLVADQLRLINRLVKEASDLLEKKDATAEDKQAAALKMLQVKLGMPKNKQLLRLQENPDWRKLLDKTDVEMHSDFNKDELYKYKEELFFSIDEKNHQADLTELGRKKLRPDDPDAFVLPDLATLFIEIEKDAGKTPEEKEQAKRDAQSRYEVVSEDIHALSQLLRAYSIYERDVEYVVQEGKVVIVDENTGRIMAGRRWSDGLHQAVEAKENVTIERETRTYATVTIQNYFRMYEKLAGMTGTAETEATEFNEIYRLAVTQIPTNKPCIRIDQNDSIFKTRRDKYNAVVKQIQEANQRGQPVLVGTVTVEQSEVLSRMLKRAGVIHTVLNAKFHQQEAEIVSRAGQRGSVTIATNMAGRGTDIKLGEGVRELGGLFVVGTERHESRRIDRQLRGRCSRQGDPGQTKFFLSLEDDLMRLFLQGNLASKIMEGSMKEGEELEHKWLNYSIESAQKKVEQQNFAIRKRLLQYDDVLNKQREVIYGIRNGALHSERPKDIIFEMIEEEIANRLETANYNGKGAASSDLEALVGWLNSHFPISAKVEELKGDAESLLKAIVERIRGAYALKESVEDQQALGGLERYIVINAIDHHWQEHLTEMEELRRSIGLRSYGQKDPLSEYKGEAFRFFEELMNNVRLQICTSLFRSATNRDAFENLFAILSRSARMQGPAAAPTALSAAAQATAPAGEAPSAASAPAEQEIKLPAVTIRRETPKVGRNDPCPCGSGKKFKNCHGV
- a CDS encoding HAD family hydrolase yields the protein MIRIIGFDADDTLWRNEDIFEHAHARYRALLARYHPAAEVDRVLFATEMRNLGLYGYGVKGFTLSCVETAVELSQGRITGREIAEIIATGREMLSHPVELLAGVAEVVPQLARDYRLLLITKGDLQHQERKIAASGLAGHFHAVEIVSEKDGPAYDRIRQRHALSWAEFAMVGNSLKSDILPVLRLGGAGVHVPYHLTWQHEHVEEVPLDQPRFRRVERLADLPAVVAGL
- the lnt gene encoding apolipoprotein N-acyltransferase; translation: MTTPDNSSDPYAPRPTIWQRHPQLVWGLAVFVWTAVFTVMAFPPANGGEAAYIFALPALLWAYRKPALKAYALAVLGSQVVAWTILLGWLHHVTWAGLLLLGPFVGLLVGSWFLAAWWVIPKLAGHRAMIRIFALLGLAAFWVLLEWLRSVLFGGFPWLPLAASQWQRPLILQSASFAGAWSVSYVLIMFNAGVAAYAHRIFFEGATGLRKRSPEFMAALTLLVFTSFPFLGGMTGVQPTRLARVALVQPYIPQNQKWDARFATDVLQTLEKVTLAANDKGSPDFIVWPEAVTPWPLHLDPNVQPWLESLTRRTGKPLLMGSVAASLPGDAPDTWRNGAFLVDPVAGLTEAGYTKRKLVPFGEYVPLRSVFGWLEKVTPIGGDFIPGVSAAPVAAPVGPSRVPVGVLICYEDIFPGLARESVLSGAELLAVLTNNAWFGEGGAAYQHAAHSVLRAVENRRPVLRVGNGGWSGWIDEHGRIRNTLRNDEGSVYFRGAQTVTINRDAHWRGQQTFYTRHGDWFVALCVALVIGGYYRVLTLRPAPLRPAGESVF
- a CDS encoding lactonase family protein yields the protein MTLATSLLIFLGTYTPAGGESRGIYAVRLDPATGMLSEPVLMAETPNPTFLAWHPDGRTLYALSESGTVNGKAGGALTAYRYDPAAGTLTKLNTEPTGDVGLAHVGVDATGRTAAVISYHGSYVASFPLRPDGSLGARTSLLPHTGQLGPNTKRQDKPHPHSVNFSPDNRFVYVCDLGLDRVFHYKLDPAAATLTPAGTAATVPGAGPRHSRFTKDGQFLYVIGELNGSIETFSVDAASGALTRVQVVATLPAEFTGENTCAEIRLSPDEHFVYGSNRGHDSVVVFARDAATGKLTFVERVPTGGKHPRNFNLSPDGRWLVCGNKDSDNVTVFARDASSGRLTRTAQTLKVPQAVCVLFAP